The stretch of DNA GGCTTCAAGGTTGACACTGGATGCTGATGTTTAGACAGCTGCCGATATCTCACCTGCCTTGCAGCAAACGTAGCCTGCTCAGTGGCTGTCACTGATGGCAGACACTGCCACTTGCTCTGCAGAAAGTGCAAGAAATGTATCACCAGAATGAAAATTATCTTTGATGTCATGGAAGGTGCTGGGGATTGACTTATGCCATCAAACCTGGGCATATTTATCCCTTCCTGGAAGGAACACTCGGAACACTTCTGTTAAGTGCTGAGCTCATGCCAGCAGGGGAATAGTAAATCATCTCTGATGAAAGACTCTGTTAACACTGAAATACTGACATGCATTAAAACAAAGAGCAGCCAAAAAGTAAACGGTCTGCTCCCAGGGTCTGATTTCAGCTCTTGGTAGATAAGATGACCCATCTATCACTCCAGCTACGATCTCTACAGTTAAGGACAACAGGTGAAATACACTCTGCTCATTTTACGACCAGGGGCATAgctgttcttttaaaaactaGTGAACTGTGGCAGCAAACCCTTGTCCTCCAAGCCCGAGGTCCTGCCTGACAAAAGGCAGAACCCTGTGTTTGGAAGAATGCTGAGCAGCCTGTGATGCACAGAGCCAATCGTGCATTGCTGTACGCAGCTCATCATTGTCAAATTCCAGTCTTTTTGCCGAAGATCTGCTTACACCACTCTGTTTTACAAAGCCACGATCTACCAACCACTGTAGTGAGCGACTCAGCCCTTTCAGGATTTACTGCAGCCAATTTCCACCCAGTTAATTCATCCTATGGTAACTGGAGTGGGACAAGGAGAGAGGAACCCAACTGCCCACAGCAGTGATGGGTTCACACCCTTGCCTACCTGCGAGGGtgggcagctgctccctgccatcCAGTGGGGAGAGAGGCCCTGCCTCTCGGCGCTCTGCTTGGTCACGGTGAGGACGATGTGGGTCCCTGTGGAGTCAGTGAtgagggtggggggaggggtgCCCTTGATGAGGGCGCTCCCTTGCTGGCCGAGGAAAAGCCACGGGCTGTGGGACTGGCACGGCGGCTCTGCTTCCGTGGCTGGCACCTCCTGCTTCACTGTCACGGCTTTCTTTGGCACTGGGCTTGGATTCGAAGTGTCCATTTGGCTAGCGGGTGGTGCAGGGCTGCATTGGTCTGTTTGGCCACTGGATTGCTTCACAGACTGGCAACTCAGGAAACCATCTTCACTCTTGACCTGGATGCCACATGCTCCTGGTTTGGAGGCGACAGCTGTTCCTTCTTCTGTGGCTGTTggagctggctgtgactgctGAGATCgcttctcctgctccagctgtaGCCTAAGCATttccaccagctgctgcttctgtttcaGCATGCGAGTGAGCTCCTCTATCTGCTTATCCTTCTCCTGCAGCATCTGGTCTTTGTCCCTAACTTCTGCATCCCTGCTGTTGCCAGCATTACACCGCTCTGACCTGGGTGCCGCATTTACGCTGCAGGAGGCAAACTTGGAGCTTTCTTCCTTCACCAGGAACTGCACTGGAGATGTCTGCAAGGTGAGCTGGGTCAGAGGTGAAGTCACCATCTCTCCAAAGGTATCTCCAGTGCCCGAGTTTTCATCCCCTGTACTCATCTGCGAGCGCTCAGAAGGAGTTGGAGAAACAGGAGGAGTTGAGCCTGTGCTCTCAAATTTCATCATGCCGCCACCAGTAACTGTGGCCACAACTACTTCTGCTGGTGCAATGCCAGTGGTGACCAGGGCTGGCCCTGTGCTCAGCCTGGCAGTTGGGAAGGCCACCACCACTTCAGCAGCTTTAGGGAGGACGGCTGATGTGCTGGGCTTGGGAGTGGGGGTTGTTTGGCCAGCTGCACCATTCTGCTCTTGGTAAGCTCGGAGACGCTCAATGAGATCCGTCTTTGTGCCCGAGACAGGCAAGGCCCTCAACTTCAGTTCTTGCTTCAGCTCTGCTACCTgatatgggggaaaaaagagggcaACGTTAAGAGAACTTTTAACTGAACAACTATGAACAGTCGCCAGAGCTATGAGACAAAGGTCTAAACTGATCTTCCTTCAGGCCAACGAAGTTGCATCTCAGGTACAGACTGTGGGGTAGCAATCCCAGCTCCTATCACTAACTCACTCCTGTCAGTCCACTTCAGCCCTGCTCTGACACAGCAACATCATCCAGTACTGCCTGCTGACAATGGCAGAAAGGGTCTGTGCAGCTTCACAGGACATTTACCTTCATCTCATCCAGGTTGGCAGGGAGAGGGCCAGGCTTGCCCACTGCAGCGTTACTGTTTTGTCTCATCAGACCACTGGAACCAGAAGATACTGAAGATGTGCTGCTGACTGTGGCAGAGAGATTTCGTACAGCAGGGGCACTGGCAccactctgctgctctcctggaggcctgcaggaaaagaaagaacacagACATCAAAACCACAGTGGAAAGACACCAGAGGCCCTTAGTGTCCATAAACATACACATTCAGAAACATCTGGATCACTAGTGCTGCCCTAGACTCTGAAGCACACCTATGCTCTCAACTGTATCCACGCCCCTTGCTGTGCCAACCAACTCACTTCAGCTGCTTTTGTCTGTCTCATCTCGCACTGGTTCTTTTTGAGGCCTTCTGGAACCTACAAAACTGAGTGTGTCACACCTAGTGGCCACCCCTCACACCCAGAACACATCTCTGGTAAGAGTGCTGGTAAGTGCTTGCTAAGAGAGCTGCCACTGGGGACTCGTACTTAggtggggctggcaggatgGTCTGATAGTtgtagtgctgctgctgctggttgaggatctgaagctggagaaagagctgctgttgctgcagtaTTTTGGCATAGGATGAATCCATGGGAGGAGCTCCCTTGTCCTGCTTTTGGTCCGGGGGAATATACTGATGATATTTAAGCTTCTTGACTTTCGGCTTCAACTCCTTGGCTTTTTTACTGCGCTGAGACTTCTCACTAGCAGACTTGGGCTGGCTTTGCTATttagaagaaaaggaggaagcaAGTAAGAATGAAAACACTGATATAATGTAACACCCCATGTAAGCCAGAACACACACTgggattttaattttgaaattctcTAGTTTGTTCACCTCAGGGTCTTTCCATGCCTCTCTGAGACATTAGACACCTCACTGGCACCAGCTTATGCTGCACCATAATGCAGGCcacccttcccagcacaccagaTCATTTGCTCATCCAGTGCAGACTCACTGACTCTAATTATAGATAACACTGATTgtttcaaaacattttgcatTCAGCATCCGTTTTATAGAAGGTGAATATAACATTGAACAGAAAACCCCATTAAATATGTTACAATTAGTGTCAGAGGAAGACACTAGTGAGAAATGTTTCCTTCCTTTGCATCTGTTAATCTAATACTTCCAACTCCAAACCTGCTTAAAAGTAACCTTATCCTCCTTCAGACTACAACAATGAAGACGTCAGCCAAAGTAGTACCTTAATGAGTGTTGGTGGGGGCTTGGCAGCAGTAAGAGCCACTCCATTGGTAAGACTAGCGGGCAGAAGAGGTGGAGGTGGCAGTGGTGGAGGTGGCTGCTCAGGTAGGAAAGGAGTTTCACTGGAGTCTGTGCTAATCTGCAACTGGGATgaaccctgcagggacagaaaaAGGCATAATGAATacacacaggagcagggaaataATTTAACAGAGTGCAGGAAGTGCCCACTTAGAAGGATGGAGCACGGGCTTCAAATCTTTAATCAGACTCCTTTAACCCACTGCTTCAGTTGTCCCTGAGAAGCAGCATAACTTCTTAGGACAAAAAGGGAATCAAAATCCAACGCCTGTATCTCCCAGCATTTCCTGCTGGGCTCATTTGCACACAGGTTGTACCACCAAGCAATGGCTGCCCACTTCCCCACAAGGCATCACCATGAGGGTTTGTGAATAACCAGAGGAGGACATCACTGACACCACATGGAGCTAAGACTCTGTGAAATCTCACAGACTATACCTCTTAGGCAAGCCTTAGTCTCACTTTCTAGACTCCTCTGCCACAAATCAGCATGAAGCTCCAGGGCACTGCAGGAGGCCTCCACATTCTCACCTGAGCTAGTGATGTACCAGTGTTGCTAGGGAGAGGCTCACAAATCCGGGAGTCCATCGGCGATGGGACAGAGCCTTGGGACTCATGGCTGGCTGGCTGTTCTGGGGAGAGGGCATCACTGCTGTCCTCATCAAAGGAGGAATTGTCTGCAACCTTTGGATAGTTCACCTGTCCGACTAAAAACACAAACATCAACCGTGGTCTGTAAAGTGGAGTAAGAAATTACTTCACTTGACACTAGATATTTCACAAAGACAATGATGGCATGGAGAGAGTTGTGCTTAAAGCACCAGCTAAAAATGAGAGAACAGAGTCCCAGCTGGATCAGGTTTAAGTGTTTATACTCACTATCTGTCAGTACAATAAAATGATGTGGACTGGGGTGAACCATTTCCCTTGCTTCCTAGGCAGGCAAGATCAGTGAGTGTAAGAGATACTCAGATCTGTCCAAATCCAGCTCTGTGGCATGGTTTATTTCATTATCTGGCACCAAAGAAGAAGATTAGAGAGTATAAGGTTGAGTATATGGCTTCTTTGGTGTTCATCCTGTATGGTGGAAGGTAGACTCTCTCTTGGACTCTTCTGTTTTGAAAGACAGAATCCCAAATTGTCCTCTAGTCTTACAAACAAGAAGGGCTATGGATTAAGTGGTGGCCCTGGCTGCTATTAGCATTTCTGTCCATCTACATGCACAGTAGATAAATTCACATGAGTGTGTACTTGTAATATACCAAAGCTTTTCCAGACTACATTTTCTCACATTAATTTGCACCTCACAAAAAATCAAGAGGAATCCAGAGATGCACTTCTCAGTCAGAAGGAAGCCACATCTCTTATACATCAGTTCACAAGTTCACCCCTCCTCAACTACCTCCTGTTCACCAGTGAAGCCAGGCTCTCTCACAACACTgtccttttgcttttttatgGAAAGTATTCCATCTTGCTCACAGTTGTGTCCCATTTGTCTTTACAGTAGCTGTGCATGTTTGAGAGGATGAATAACCACAGACATACAGACTGCTCAGTCTGGGGAGACAGGAAAGAGCACTGCtgaggcagtgggaaggcaatTCCTCAGCATTCCTTTCAGCCCTTGGAATGGCACTGGCATGAATTACATCtgttctggtttatttttaaaggggTTGAATCCTCTGAAGTTTTTGAGTTCACAGACGTCTTTTGTTTCATCACACCTGTTTATGTTCTGTCTCCTCTCCTGATCTAAGTCAGTGGGTTCTCCCTGGCCAACACTGTTGACATTATACTGAGAGATGGATTTTAAGGAGACAATCTAGGGAATACAGTCTTCAACAGTCTTTAAAGTCTTTAGGGTATACAACTGCTTTCATACTATTCTGGAATGTCTACATCCCTATAATTTAATGACTCCATAGCACTATCTGGGCCAGAGGGAGATCTGCTTTTCCGAATCCTTGGGCTGAAAGCCTGTGATCCTGGGCCAGGAAAATGAGACCAGCCATGCACTCTCTCAGACATGCAGGTTGATAGGTAATCCCAGCCACATGTGGGAAATGCCCTCCACAAAGATCCTCCTCTGACCTTACCAATAATAGCTTCCTTCAGGCTTGATTCCACAGGCAAGATGTTCTTCTCCACCAGCTCCATGGGCCCTGGCCTCTGCGCTATCTTCTCATTGAGGTCATCTGCCAGTCTGGCTCTCTTCAGCTTCAGCTGCTTAGCCTGCAAGGAGGGTTCAGCTGAGGTCTCTGTTTGGGggaaagtaaataaaatggCATCAATCCAACAATGGTCAACCCATGCCCTTCAGCAGTATTTTAATTCTATTCAGAAAGGTAACTGTACAGAAAAACAGCTGATAGATAACAACAGATAACTATACACTACAAAGATATGACACATTATGTGTATTTAGGTTATAGAGATAACTACAGTAGCCCCTGTGACAAATTCACTGTTCTCAAACTGTCACCCAATTCTCATTCATCTTTTCCCCCTGAGATGTGCCCCAAACtttgtgctcagcagcagcacagcactccCTCTCTGAAGCTGAGGTTCATTACTACTCAGATCAAATCTGCCTCACTCCCTCTTGGACATTTTACACCATCTTCCCTTAGCAGAAGAGCAATCCATGGTCATTCTATTTCCTTGTTGCTCAGCTACACAAAACTGCACAATTTGAATTCACACAATGGATTTTTCTGAGAATAATCTCCGAGCAAGCAGAGCTGAATTCCTCCCAAGGAATCATGAAACAGGCATGATCTTCTGCCCGCTCCCAACCGGAAGGAAGCTTTGGAAGTCAGAGGCAAAACAGAAAGCTGTGAAAAAGGTAGTTACAATAAAGTTTATTGTTGATGTTTTCATGTTCAGCACGTGCCATACCTTCCAGAATGTGCATCCTAACCAGCTCTGATCTCTCTGGCCGGGACCGGATTTTGCGTTTCAGATAGTCCTCTGTCTGTAGCAAAAATAGACAAGCAAGAACCACTTTCAGCCAATCAGACACAGGAGTCAGGTAATCTTCAACAGCACAATGAAAGGAAACAACCATCTTTAGCTGTTACTGAGATCTAAATAAGCACAAAATGGAGAAGGGATCCAGAACACCCAGAATGAGCTTACTCTAAAGATGACCTTCTATTGTAAATACCTCAGTCACTTGTGCTATGCTACCCCACGGAACAAAAACTGGGAAGGACTTCCTCAGGAGCTGAAGTCTTCCCATTGTATGCACCACCACTAACTTGTATCAGGGTAGCATCCATGAGATTTCTTTTTATGTTAAAGGTAAATGCACTGGTTCCATTgttcacagaaaatattttcatgtacTGCTGGCATTCAGGGCTGACTTATGATTTGGGGATCTTTAATTTGATTAAATTGAATATGTTATTTGTTAAGCTAAAAACCCCATGCAGTCCCTCAGGGGGCTGAATCTAAATGCTGTGACAAGGTTTATTTCAGTTCCAGAGGTGCTTTTAGCTCTGCCTTTGGAGAAAGTGCTGTGGAGCAATGTACAGAGATGACCCTGACAGGCTGAACATGTTACTGTTTACACTGCTGAGGAATGGGAATCTGGAAGCAGCAGGTAATAGACCAGTAAATACTGGACATCAGGACGGGCCTTTGGAGAAAATATGTATTAAAGTCAGTCAGAAAACTGCACCATAATTGTTCAATTGcccacataaaaatattaacttaatacagttttaggaaaaaaagagaaataagcaAAAGCCCTTTGGTCACTGGTCTTAATGCAAAGTTCCCCACTGCAATCTCTCCACAGTTTAAAGGGCCTCCCTTTCAGGTCTTAATCACAGctgttatttttttacttatgtTGCTTTCACTTTTCAAACAAAACTTAGTCATAACAAGTTACATTCCACTGTAGgctaatcagaaaaaaatatccccaGAGGCCTTCTGAGGAACAGAAATTATCAAGAAACTCCCCAGTTAGAAAAGGTGGCACATGAAGTATGATGCCTGGCTTCCTCTTTCTGTAGAGCCAGAAGTCTGTGATTTCAGTGTCAcaagattttggggggatcctCTCTAttcaattttccatttttctagTCTCCTAAGTAAAAATTGCACGTGCAGGTAACAGAGAAACTTTCCTCAAAGGTGGAACTGAGCTCCACATGATAATTTAACAGCATTTAAGGGCAAAACAAacaccataaaaataaaaatgccaagTGTGTGGACAGTGGGGAAGAAGAGTATCAGTCACTTCCCAAAAGATGACTCTAGGGAAAATCCGGGCACCATATTCAATGGGCTTTAGGCACAATTAGTTCACTGAGGGTTAACCAGCACCACATTCAAGCTATAGAATACCCAATCCAATGCATTTCTGAATACAGAAAGCTGTATTACATGCAGAATATGAACAATTTCCTTCTGCATCTCATTAACAGCTACAGGATGCCCAAAACACAAGACATATTATTCCTGACTTTTCCAAAACTTTCCCAAAACACTAAAGATTATATTGCATCTTACCCTGGCCCGCTCCAAACTCTTTCTTTGTTCATGAAATGCAGCTGGACTTTTCAGAGCTGTGGAGAGGAAAAGCATTTAGAGAAATGAATTATAATGATGGAAGTTCTCTCACTGCACAATCCTTCAGGCCAACCAAGTTAACAACACCACAGCAACTGCCTCCTGCATCTTCCAACACAGTGAGGCTGATCTCCAGCTGGTACAAAGCAGTGGGAATTACCATACTCCAtctgacagcacagggacacaggaactgATCTGAAATTTTTGTGGGCCACTGAAGAGTCTAATAGAGGTACACTTCAAGTCAAACTAGTCACTGTTCCCAAAGTTGGGTCCAAGAATATGATTCAAAACCAGCCTCCCAAGAAAGCCTTTTACAGGCTTTAAGAGATAGTAAGATATCCGGGACCCTTACAGGAATGGCTCTGAAACATTGAAGAGGGCAAATGGTTGGAATGATGAGGGACAATGCTAATGAACTGCAAATCCCCTTTACTATCTTTTAATGTCAAAGGAAGCTACAAGTCTTTCCTGAATCTGCACCTGTGTTTTGTACATGTGCAAGGACTGGTTGAAAATCCTGCAGGTCCACAGGACACACACACTGCTCCCTGTAAGAGACAGTACCGTGAGAACAGGGACACTTGGAGAGAAAAGTACATCTGTCTATTGACAGAAAACCACAGCTTGAGGAATTAACTTCAGCTCTCCACAGAACAGGCCTTCTCGCCCCCTCGGACCCTCAGAGCCAAAATGGATCAGGTTTTAAGAAACTGATCCTCTGCTGTCCAGGACCACACTAACCCTGGAGGAATCTCTCACTCTGCCTGGCTCCTCTGGAGCACACAAAGCTCACGTCCCACAGTAAAACCAGAGAGGGAGAGTAATGGTGTCAGTAGCTCCTCACAGTTTCCCTGAAGCTGCAAGtagctttttttcttaaaaaatgaCCACACTGTGGTTTGTATTAAGAAGCACCTGAAAGGagcataataatttttttttatatttctgaaatactcGTAACTTAAACTGACTTACCATCCAGCTaaacagaaaagttaaaaaacttCAGCTTTAAAGATAAGTTGCAAGTCTTTTGAAGACAGAAAACTAAGCTATAGAGTTAATAACTCCAAAGAGTTGCATCTAGGTCCTGTGAAAAATAGTCTGCTCATATTATTTTTCACTTAAGACCAGTGACTAAGTATTTCTCAAATATAAGTTCATAATAAAGTCTCAAAAGACTTAAGAAATAAAAGCCCCTGCATAAATGCAATGTAAGAAACTATTTCTAATGCATGTGGAGCCTTCCCTGCCCTTTCCTACAGAATGAAATGGAGTAGCCACAGAAAGTGTTAAGACACCTTCTGTGAAAGGTAGAGGCCCACTAATGCCAAGatgattttttgccttttcttttatataCCTTTTATATAACTTTTATGTATCCTCAGTATTCTTAGCATGCATATTTGTAATTCCTCAAGTCTGATAACTTACCATAGTCCTGGTATTCTGTTAGGCCAGGAGACCAAACATCCTAAAGGCCTCGTAGTAGGAGGTCGGAAAATGCTACGCTATCTTGGGAAACCAAGGCCCCTCTAGAACACAGCCTGTAAACTAGAGATTTGGCATATCCAGGGGGGAATTCCACAGATGAGGGAATATCACACCATTCATCCAGGCCTCCCTTTCATTGGGGCATCCTTGTTAGATATGCTAATTTGTAAGGTCTATAAATTGTATAGGTGACCTA from Poecile atricapillus isolate bPoeAtr1 chromosome Z, bPoeAtr1.hap1, whole genome shotgun sequence encodes:
- the MRTFA gene encoding myocardin-related transcription factor A isoform X2, yielding MTLLEPEMQMTTLQSVLQLKLQQRRTREELVSQGIMPPLKSPAAFHEQRKSLERARTEDYLKRKIRSRPERSELVRMHILEETSAEPSLQAKQLKLKRARLADDLNEKIAQRPGPMELVEKNILPVESSLKEAIIVGQVNYPKVADNSSFDEDSSDALSPEQPASHESQGSVPSPMDSRICEPLPSNTGTSLAQGSSQLQISTDSSETPFLPEQPPPPLPPPPLLPASLTNGVALTAAKPPPTLIKQSQPKSASEKSQRSKKAKELKPKVKKLKYHQYIPPDQKQDKGAPPMDSSYAKILQQQQLFLQLQILNQQQQHYNYQTILPAPPKPPGEQQSGASAPAVRNLSATVSSTSSVSSGSSGLMRQNSNAAVGKPGPLPANLDEMKVAELKQELKLRALPVSGTKTDLIERLRAYQEQNGAAGQTTPTPKPSTSAVLPKAAEVVVAFPTARLSTGPALVTTGIAPAEVVVATVTGGGMMKFESTGSTPPVSPTPSERSQMSTGDENSGTGDTFGEMVTSPLTQLTLQTSPVQFLVKEESSKFASCSVNAAPRSERCNAGNSRDAEVRDKDQMLQEKDKQIEELTRMLKQKQQLVEMLRLQLEQEKRSQQSQPAPTATEEGTAVASKPGACGIQVKSEDGFLSCQSVKQSSGQTDQCSPAPPASQMDTSNPSPVPKKAVTVKQEVPATEAEPPCQSHSPWLFLGQQGSALIKGTPPPTLITDSTGTHIVLTVTKQSAERQGLSPHWMAGSSCPPSQSIQSSPAKTSSQLPCQVPANTPQQPTQQQPRGPNQSKSSSQPSSPAAPSPSQMDLEQQQHTPLFGTPPPPLPVPSVPMKESPPGYEEAVKQQPKAQENGSSSQQMDDLFDILIESGEISADFKDQSSPAGKEPPVAPACSPPPSSHHSSELAVLVSLGQPVPVGRLEDFLESSTGLPLLTAGHDGPEPLSLIDDLHSEMLSSSAILDHPPSPMDTSELHFAHEPSGGIALDLAEANLDSMDWLELPGGSVMSLAPLNTTAPSLFSTDFLDGHDLQLHWDSCL
- the MRTFA gene encoding myocardin-related transcription factor A isoform X3, with product MLDKAKTLQPAYVGIVPLAETVSKQGKSCSSTYQDSYHSLREVLQLKLQQRRTREELVSQGIMPPLKSPAAFHEQRKSLERARTEDYLKRKIRSRPERSELVRMHILEETSAEPSLQAKQLKLKRARLADDLNEKIAQRPGPMELVEKNILPVESSLKEAIIVGQVNYPKVADNSSFDEDSSDALSPEQPASHESQGSVPSPMDSRICEPLPSNTGTSLAQGSSQLQISTDSSETPFLPEQPPPPLPPPPLLPASLTNGVALTAAKPPPTLIKQSQPKSASEKSQRSKKAKELKPKVKKLKYHQYIPPDQKQDKGAPPMDSSYAKILQQQQLFLQLQILNQQQQHYNYQTILPAPPKPPGEQQSGASAPAVRNLSATVSSTSSVSSGSSGLMRQNSNAAVGKPGPLPANLDEMKVAELKQELKLRALPVSGTKTDLIERLRAYQEQNGAAGQTTPTPKPSTSAVLPKAAEVVVAFPTARLSTGPALVTTGIAPAEVVVATVTGGGMMKFESTGSTPPVSPTPSERSQMSTGDENSGTGDTFGEMVTSPLTQLTLQTSPVQFLVKEESSKFASCSVNAAPRSERCNAGNSRDAEVRDKDQMLQEKDKQIEELTRMLKQKQQLVEMLRLQLEQEKRSQQSQPAPTATEEGTAVASKPGACGIQVKSEDGFLSCQSVKQSSGQTDQCSPAPPASQMDTSNPSPVPKKAVTVKQEVPATEAEPPCQSHSPWLFLGQQGSALIKGTPPPTLITDSTGTHIVLTVTKQSAERQGLSPHWMAGSSCPPSQSSSQPSSPAAPSPSQMDLEQQQHTPLFGTPPPPLPVPSVPMKESPPGYEEAVKQQPKAQENGSSSQQMDDLFDILIESGEISADFKDQSSPAGKEPPVAPACSPPPSSHHSSELAVLVSLGQPVPVGRLEDFLESSTGLPLLTAGHDGPEPLSLIDDLHSEMLSSSAILDHPPSPMDTSELHFAHEPSGGIALDLAEANLDSMDWLELPGGSVMSLAPLNTTAPSLFSTDFLDGHDLQLHWDSCL
- the MRTFA gene encoding myocardin-related transcription factor A isoform X1, coding for MLDKAKTLQPAYVGIVPLAETVSKQGKSCSSTYQDSYHSLREVLQLKLQQRRTREELVSQGIMPPLKSPAAFHEQRKSLERARTEDYLKRKIRSRPERSELVRMHILEETSAEPSLQAKQLKLKRARLADDLNEKIAQRPGPMELVEKNILPVESSLKEAIIVGQVNYPKVADNSSFDEDSSDALSPEQPASHESQGSVPSPMDSRICEPLPSNTGTSLAQGSSQLQISTDSSETPFLPEQPPPPLPPPPLLPASLTNGVALTAAKPPPTLIKQSQPKSASEKSQRSKKAKELKPKVKKLKYHQYIPPDQKQDKGAPPMDSSYAKILQQQQLFLQLQILNQQQQHYNYQTILPAPPKPPGEQQSGASAPAVRNLSATVSSTSSVSSGSSGLMRQNSNAAVGKPGPLPANLDEMKVAELKQELKLRALPVSGTKTDLIERLRAYQEQNGAAGQTTPTPKPSTSAVLPKAAEVVVAFPTARLSTGPALVTTGIAPAEVVVATVTGGGMMKFESTGSTPPVSPTPSERSQMSTGDENSGTGDTFGEMVTSPLTQLTLQTSPVQFLVKEESSKFASCSVNAAPRSERCNAGNSRDAEVRDKDQMLQEKDKQIEELTRMLKQKQQLVEMLRLQLEQEKRSQQSQPAPTATEEGTAVASKPGACGIQVKSEDGFLSCQSVKQSSGQTDQCSPAPPASQMDTSNPSPVPKKAVTVKQEVPATEAEPPCQSHSPWLFLGQQGSALIKGTPPPTLITDSTGTHIVLTVTKQSAERQGLSPHWMAGSSCPPSQSIQSSPAKTSSQLPCQVPANTPQQPTQQQPRGPNQSKSSSQPSSPAAPSPSQMDLEQQQHTPLFGTPPPPLPVPSVPMKESPPGYEEAVKQQPKAQENGSSSQQMDDLFDILIESGEISADFKDQSSPAGKEPPVAPACSPPPSSHHSSELAVLVSLGQPVPVGRLEDFLESSTGLPLLTAGHDGPEPLSLIDDLHSEMLSSSAILDHPPSPMDTSELHFAHEPSGGIALDLAEANLDSMDWLELPGGSVMSLAPLNTTAPSLFSTDFLDGHDLQLHWDSCL